A part of Fundulus heteroclitus isolate FHET01 chromosome 23, MU-UCD_Fhet_4.1, whole genome shotgun sequence genomic DNA contains:
- the LOC110369111 gene encoding uncharacterized protein LOC110369111 — protein MGEAAQRGQQLCQVKPSVCQLIIHFLVFFFPLAFSGADPDMRPFGRSVDQNVFESRAVNQDYTNSGFTRGHLNPSSHQKTGEDRVATFTLTNIVPQKEGSNSGPWSQLEKNVSKRLNNFGNGPMYVITGVMPYKSKTHKINNRVYVPEYMWSAYCCPSYKPDLPENEKQFFPTFAAVGRNDPSSGEEIVPVNKTAKSAGYDVKQMPLQELEVMLNKRLNVPVSVFTGKCLK, from the exons ATGGGTGaagcagctcagagag GTCAACAATTATGTCAAGTCAAACCAAGTGTTTGTCAATTAATCATTCATTTCCTGGTGTTCTTTTTTCCGTTGGCGTTTTCTGGTGCTGATCCAGATATGAGACCTTTTGGCCGTTCTGTTGATCAGAATGTGTTTGAAAGCAGAGCGGTCAACCAGGACTACACAAACTCTGGTTTCACCAGGGGACACCTCAATCCTAGTTCGCACCAGAAGACAGGAGAAGATAGAGTAGCTACCTTTACTCTGACAAACATTGTCCCCCAGAAGGAAGGCTCCAATTCAGGCCCCTGGAGCCAATTGGAGAAAAATGTGTCGAAGAGATTGAATAACTTCGGCAACGGTCCAATGTACGTAATAACTGGGGTCATGCCTTACAAATCCAAGACACACAAGATCAATAACAGAGTTTATGTTCCTGAGTACATGTGGTCCGCTTACTGCTGCCCCTCATACAAACCTGACCTCCCTGAGAATGAGAAACAGTTCTTTCCTACATTTGCCGCAGTGGGGAGAAATGATCCCAGCAGTGGAGAGGAGATTGTGCCTGTTAATAAAACAGCAAAGTCTGCAGGCTACGATGTGAAGCAGATGCCGTTGCAGGAATTGGAGGTTATGCTTAACAAGAGGCTTAACGTGCCAGTCAGTGTGTTTACCGgcaaatgtttgaaataa
- the si:dkeyp-121d2.7 gene encoding zinc finger protein 768, translating to MEESVSAFETHLTAVMDSLIRASVCEISKLFQETVNEYLVELSLNRKENEALRLRLKLTESKLRTERKYGLGWAAGRRNAGLAAGEEVGGRQQKRKADAAVARGKLKKVPAAAHSKGWPEGVWEEEEEEGGGGGGGGGGGGGAGVLGIATGAGGRGGKEAREAYLVQFPREEGDEGEMAEDEDGEGSLGGEGEENADIKEELSQTEGYQPASLRLIKEALKMNPPNQNLHTGSKPQSEDVSDRPPALHHKAEQDWALNRSEPSDGGMTVDELRGLESALIAERGREQAARAPPLQRDAEAGKGNGMSAAPKYIGLDGLEQEGELDTQPPALQREDDVLQAGAKDAASPGGADGQELKLGWPKKLREVDSGAAKPEEGAAEQAASEHLAHLSAPGSVEESGEEEGGGDLLHFCPQCGGGFPSEAELDEHPCPLGGAHLQGGGAEGGLFPCAHCGNTFSHAWALKNHECACAAERPHCCEICGKRFTHSRSLERHHLVHTGERPHRCPQCGRCFSRLSNLERHQRIHTGERPYGCEACGKRFSRVEYLKRHQLIHSSEKATLQCSNCGRGFFDIEQLKNHQCF from the exons ATGGAGGAGTCGGTGAGCGCCTTTGAGACGCATCTGACGGCCGTCATGGACAGCCTGATCCGCGCCTCCGTGTGCGAGATCAGCAAGCTCTTCCAAGAGACGGTGAACGAGTACCTGGTGGAGCTGTCCCTCAACAGGAAGGAGAACGAGGCGCTCAGGCTGCGGCTCAAGCTCACCGAGAGCAAGCTGAGGACGGAGCGCAAGTACGGGCTGGGCTGGGCGGCCGGCCGCCGCAACGCCGGGCTGGCCGCCGGCGAGGAGGTCGGGGGGCGGCAGCAGAAACGGAAAGCTGACGCCGCCGTCGCCA GAGGGAAGCTGAAAAAGGTCCCAGCAGCAGCCCATAGCAAAGGATGGCCTGAAGGTGtgtgggaagaagaagaagaagaaggaggaggaggaggaggcggcgggggaggaggaggtggagccggaGTTTTAGGCATAGCAACgggagcaggaggaagaggggggaaggaGGCCAGGGAGGCGTACCTCGTCCAGTTCCCCCGGGAGGAGGGAGACGAGGGGGAGATGGCGGAGGACGAGGACGGGGAGGGCAGCCTCGGCGGCGAGGGGGAGGAGAACGCCGACATCAAAGAGGAG TTGTCTCAAACTGAGGGCTATCAGCCAGCTTCTCTGAGGCTCATAAAGGAAGCTTTGAAGATGAATCCGCCCAACCAGAACCTCCACACTGGCTCAAAACCCCAGAGTGAAG ACGTCTCGGATCGCCCCCCGGCTCTTCACCACAAAGCGGAGCAGGACTGGGCCCTGAACCGCTCCGAGCCGTCAGACGGGGGAATGACGGTGGACGAGCTCCGGGGGCTGGAGTCCGCGCTGATAGCCGAGAGAGGCCGCGAGCAGGCTGCCAGGGCGCCGCCGCTGCAGCGTGACGCCGAGGCGGGGAAAGGAAACGGGATGAGTGCGGCCCCCAAGTACATCGGACTGGATGGACTGGAGCAGGAAGGAGAGCTGGATACTCAGCCTCCTGCTCTGCAGAGAGAGGACGACGTTCTACAAGCTGGCGCCAAGGATGCCGCGAGTCCCGGAGGCGCCGATGGACAGGAGCTGAAGCTAGGCTGGCCGAAGAAGCTGAGAGAGGTCGACAGTGGCGCCGCGAAGCCTGAAGAGGGCGCCGCAGAGCAGGCAGCGTCGGAACATCTGGCCCACCTGTCCGCTCCCGGCAGCGTCGAGGAGAGCGGAGAGGAGGAGGGCGGAGGGGATCTGCTCCACTTCTGCCCTCAGTGTGGAGGAGGCTTCCCGTCAGAAGCCGAGCTGGACGAGCACCCGTGTCCACTAGGGGGCGCCCACTTACAGGGCGGCGGAGCGGAAGGCGGCCTCTTCCCCTGCGCCCACTGCGGCAACACGTTCAGCCACGCCTGGGCCCTCAAGAACCACGAGTGCGCCTGCGCCGCCGAGCGGCCGCACTGCTGCGAGATCTGCGGCAAGCGCTTCACGCACTCGCGCTCGCTGGAGCGCCACCACCTGGTGCACACGGGCGAGCGGCCGCACCGCTGCCCGCAGTGCGGCCGCTGCTTCAGCCGCCTCAGCAACCTGGAGCGGCACCAGCGCATCCACACGGGGGAGCGCCCGTACGGGTGCGAAGCCTGCGGGAAGCGCTTCAGCCGCGTGGAGTACCTGAAGAGACACCAGCTGATCCACAGCAGCGAGAAGGCCACGCTGCAGTGCTCCAACTGCGGGAGGGGCTTCTTCGACATCGAGCAGCTGAAGAACCACCAGTGCTTCTAG